A region from the Triticum aestivum cultivar Chinese Spring chromosome 3D, IWGSC CS RefSeq v2.1, whole genome shotgun sequence genome encodes:
- the LOC123075725 gene encoding probable calcium-binding protein CML31 — MVASKSGELRALFASLDQDADGRISAAELRGCMRATLGEDVPAEEADALVASADADGDGLLCEAEFLELAQQASWAGVEEGDDELRTRAPREAFGMYEMEGQGCITPTSLGRMLGRLGAERGAGECRAMICRFDLDGDGVLSFDEFKIMMS, encoded by the coding sequence ATGGTTGCGTCAAAATCGGGCGAGCTGAGGGCGCTGTTCGCGTCACTGGACCAGGATGCGGACGGCAGGATCTCGGCGGCAGAGCTGCGGGGGTGCATGCGGGCCACGCTAGGCGAGGACGTGCCGGCGGAGGAGGCCGATGCGCTGGTGGCGTCGGCGGACGCGGACGGCGACGGGCTGCTGTGCGAGGCCGAGTTCCTCGAGCTGGCGCAGCAGGCGTCCTGGGCGggcgtggaggagggggacgacgaGCTGAGGACCCGGGCGCCGAGGGAGGCGTTCGGGATGTACGAGATGGAGGGGCAGGGATGCATCACGCCGACCAGTCTGGGCCGGATGCTTGGCAGGCTTGGCGCCGAGCGGGGCGCCGGCGAGTGCCGCGCCATGATCTGCCGGTTCGACCTTGACGGCGACGGCGTGCTCAGCTTCGACGAGTTCAAGATCATGATGAGCTAG